From Streptomyces sp. HUAS MG91, the proteins below share one genomic window:
- a CDS encoding RNA 2'-phosphotransferase: MDEQRTVKVSKYLSKHLRHQPERLGLAPDEAGWVEIDDLLAATAAHRFRITRAELDHVVATNDKQRFTIDGTRIRANQGHSIDVDLGLPPAEPPAYLYHGTVARFLDAIRAEGLRPMDRHDVHLSADRETATRVGARRGRPVVLPVDAGAMHRDGHVFRLSANGVWLTAAVPPRYLRFS; encoded by the coding sequence ATGGACGAGCAGCGCACCGTGAAGGTGTCGAAGTACCTCTCGAAACACCTGCGCCACCAGCCCGAGCGCCTCGGCCTCGCGCCGGACGAGGCGGGCTGGGTGGAGATCGACGACCTGCTCGCCGCCACGGCCGCGCACCGGTTCCGGATCACCCGCGCCGAGCTCGACCACGTCGTCGCCACGAACGACAAGCAGCGCTTCACGATCGACGGCACCCGGATCCGCGCCAACCAGGGCCACAGCATCGACGTCGACCTGGGACTCCCGCCGGCCGAACCGCCCGCGTACCTGTACCACGGCACCGTCGCCCGTTTCCTCGACGCGATCCGCGCCGAGGGCCTGCGCCCCATGGACCGGCACGACGTGCACCTGTCGGCGGACCGCGAGACCGCCACCCGCGTCGGCGCCCGGCGCGGCCGTCCGGTCGTGCTGCCGGTGGACGCCGGCGCGATGCACCGCGACGGCCACGTCTTCCGGCTGAGCGCCAACGGCGTCTGGCTCACCGCCGCCGTACCCCCGCGCTACCTGCGCTTTTCCTGA
- a CDS encoding LLM class flavin-dependent oxidoreductase, with product MELRLSTVILPVDRWHEGGRAKWRAAEELGFHSAYTYDHLSWRTFRDGPWFGALPTLTAAATATERLRLGTLVTSPNFRHPVTLAKELISLDDVSGGRITLGIGAGGTGFDATALGQEPWTPRERADRFGEFVPLLDRLLTEDAVSWTGDHYTAVEARNIPGCVQRPRLPFAVAATGPRGMRLAARHGQAWVTTGDPKLYETGTPEQSVQAVRGQIDRLTDACTGIGRDADELDKILLTGFTPDRTSPLESVDAFVDFAGRYAALGITEIVIHWPIPDSDFAADQAVFEKIAVEAAAQLR from the coding sequence ATGGAACTTCGTCTCAGCACCGTCATCCTTCCCGTCGACCGGTGGCACGAGGGAGGGCGTGCGAAGTGGCGGGCCGCTGAGGAGCTCGGGTTCCACTCCGCCTACACCTACGACCACCTGTCGTGGCGCACGTTCCGGGACGGACCGTGGTTCGGGGCGCTGCCCACGCTGACCGCCGCCGCGACCGCGACCGAGCGGCTGCGCCTGGGCACGCTGGTCACGTCGCCGAACTTCCGCCACCCGGTCACGCTCGCCAAGGAGCTGATCTCCCTCGACGACGTCTCGGGCGGGCGGATCACCCTGGGGATCGGCGCCGGTGGCACCGGATTCGACGCGACGGCGCTCGGCCAGGAGCCGTGGACGCCACGTGAGCGGGCCGACCGCTTCGGCGAGTTCGTCCCGCTGCTCGACCGACTGCTGACCGAGGACGCCGTCTCCTGGACGGGCGACCACTACACGGCGGTCGAGGCGCGGAACATCCCCGGCTGCGTGCAGCGCCCCCGGCTTCCGTTCGCGGTGGCCGCCACCGGCCCGCGCGGGATGCGCCTCGCCGCCCGGCACGGGCAGGCGTGGGTGACCACGGGGGATCCGAAGCTGTACGAGACCGGTACGCCCGAGCAGTCGGTGCAGGCCGTGCGGGGGCAGATCGACCGGCTCACGGACGCGTGCACCGGAATCGGCCGCGACGCGGACGAACTCGACAAGATCCTGCTCACCGGCTTCACCCCGGACCGCACGAGCCCGCTGGAGTCCGTCGACGCCTTCGTCGACTTCGCCGGGCGCTACGCGGCGCTGGGGATCACCGAGATCGTGATCCACTGGCCCATCCCCGACTCGGACTTCGCCGCCGACCAGGCCGTCTTCGAGAAGATCGCCGTCGAGGCCGCCGCTCAACTGCGCTGA
- a CDS encoding FtsX-like permease family protein: MTTRPAITLLIGLRLLLGTGRTGRARFLLMSLGCAMGVACLAAVLTIPAILAAHDSRAAARAPRPVTGVPHARSAADTVFLTRQDPYGSQPFTRVFVGHPADGRPPHPPGIDRLPKSGEVLVSPRLREILAEQPGLAGLLPGRITGTIGPEGLTGPDELYAYVGRSPGQLPSSARPLAGFGAEWAPTPAVDSSTLSILRFALGCLVLLPLAVFLSVCARLSAEARARRLAALRLLGLSVKGTLRVNAVETVAAALLGAVLGVGVYALANEAFARVGLPGLQWYPPDGRPSGTVLAVCLLACPGLAWFVGRHRAREAALRPLRVRRSVRPRPPKRYGMLLLLPGLGVICGYCALGALGRDPSDGPVGAVLVPVGVLLTGAGLVLALAPATAWLARRLAGTTQSLPLALAMRRNEVEPGSSLRVVTGLVLLVYAASLAQGVLVELAHISRPTSPTQEYALPFNELNDGQLTRTRRVEGVRSQALAMDSWIPRASSTTPRITAVVADCEQLAAFTAVPPRGCVDGRIQRLTDSDMAEAPDARPGRSYPFLMRTEGGLGALTEKFRVTLPRGSLAITARQPSAFAGADVLVPPSLLPAGQRPAAGQFLLMSRSTPDTVRTVLDGLGTIAPTAEIEAVGVNIDSLQQITVVKSLLAAGMVLGLAIGVAAFAVSAADRAMESRGRLATLNLLGARPLTVRTAQCVQLLLPLTVGLAGALVAGRLAESSYLITGGGTVHWDGDGLPVLAVCTAGILLTAALASLPLTHRHVELEHIGRD, encoded by the coding sequence GTGACGACACGGCCCGCCATCACGCTCCTGATCGGGCTGCGCCTCCTGCTCGGTACCGGCCGCACAGGCAGGGCCCGCTTCCTCCTGATGTCGCTCGGCTGCGCGATGGGCGTCGCCTGTCTGGCCGCGGTGCTGACCATCCCCGCGATCCTGGCCGCGCACGACAGCCGGGCCGCGGCACGCGCACCGCGGCCGGTGACCGGCGTTCCGCACGCTCGCTCCGCCGCGGACACCGTCTTCCTGACCCGCCAGGACCCCTACGGTTCGCAGCCGTTCACCCGGGTCTTCGTCGGTCACCCCGCGGACGGCCGTCCGCCCCACCCACCCGGCATCGACCGCCTGCCGAAGTCCGGCGAGGTCCTCGTCTCCCCGCGGCTGCGCGAGATCCTGGCCGAACAGCCGGGCCTGGCCGGCCTCCTCCCCGGCCGTATCACCGGCACCATCGGACCCGAAGGACTCACCGGCCCCGATGAGCTGTACGCCTATGTCGGCCGCTCACCCGGCCAACTGCCGTCCTCCGCACGTCCGCTGGCGGGCTTCGGTGCCGAATGGGCCCCGACTCCCGCCGTGGACTCCTCCACCCTGAGCATCCTGCGCTTCGCGCTGGGCTGCCTGGTGCTGCTGCCGCTGGCCGTGTTCCTGTCCGTGTGCGCCCGGCTCTCCGCCGAGGCCCGAGCACGCAGACTGGCCGCGCTGCGCCTGCTCGGGCTGAGCGTGAAGGGCACCTTGCGGGTCAACGCCGTGGAGACGGTGGCCGCAGCGCTCCTCGGCGCGGTCCTCGGCGTCGGTGTGTACGCACTGGCCAACGAGGCCTTCGCACGGGTCGGTCTACCCGGACTTCAGTGGTACCCGCCCGACGGGCGGCCGTCCGGCACCGTGCTCGCCGTCTGCCTGCTCGCCTGCCCCGGCCTGGCCTGGTTCGTCGGACGCCACCGGGCCCGTGAGGCCGCGCTCCGCCCGCTGCGGGTGCGCCGGAGCGTCCGGCCACGCCCCCCGAAGAGGTACGGGATGCTGCTGCTCCTGCCGGGGCTCGGTGTCATCTGCGGCTACTGCGCGCTCGGGGCCCTCGGCCGGGACCCCTCCGACGGACCGGTCGGCGCGGTACTCGTCCCCGTCGGCGTCCTGCTGACAGGCGCCGGCCTCGTGCTCGCCCTCGCACCGGCCACGGCCTGGCTCGCCCGTCGTCTGGCCGGCACCACTCAGTCGCTTCCCCTGGCACTCGCCATGCGCCGCAACGAAGTCGAGCCGGGGAGTTCCCTGCGGGTGGTCACCGGTCTCGTCCTCCTCGTCTACGCCGCCTCCCTCGCCCAGGGCGTCCTCGTCGAGCTCGCCCACATCAGCCGCCCCACCTCGCCCACCCAGGAGTACGCCCTCCCCTTCAACGAGCTGAACGACGGGCAGCTCACCCGTACGCGTCGCGTCGAAGGCGTCCGGTCACAGGCCCTCGCCATGGACTCCTGGATTCCACGGGCGAGCTCCACCACGCCCCGCATCACCGCGGTGGTCGCCGACTGCGAGCAGCTCGCGGCGTTCACCGCGGTGCCGCCCCGAGGCTGCGTGGACGGCAGGATCCAACGCCTGACCGACTCCGACATGGCCGAGGCCCCCGACGCCCGGCCCGGCCGCAGCTACCCGTTCCTCATGCGCACGGAGGGCGGACTCGGTGCGCTGACGGAGAAGTTCCGCGTCACGCTGCCACGCGGCTCCCTCGCCATCACGGCACGCCAGCCCTCGGCCTTCGCCGGCGCGGACGTCCTCGTACCGCCCTCTCTGCTCCCGGCGGGACAGCGGCCCGCGGCAGGACAGTTCCTCCTGATGTCGCGTTCCACGCCGGACACCGTACGCACGGTGCTCGACGGTCTGGGCACCATCGCGCCCACCGCCGAGATCGAGGCGGTGGGCGTCAACATCGACTCACTGCAGCAGATCACCGTGGTCAAAAGCCTCCTCGCGGCGGGCATGGTCCTCGGCCTCGCCATCGGTGTCGCCGCCTTCGCCGTGTCCGCCGCCGACCGTGCCATGGAGAGCCGCGGCCGACTCGCCACGCTCAACCTCCTCGGCGCCCGCCCCCTGACGGTCCGCACGGCCCAGTGCGTCCAGCTCCTGCTCCCGCTCACCGTCGGCCTCGCCGGAGCTCTGGTGGCCGGGCGTCTCGCCGAATCCAGCTACCTGATCACCGGCGGCGGAACGGTCCACTGGGACGGCGACGGCCTCCCCGTCCTCGCCGTCTGCACGGCCGGGATCCTGCTCACCGCGGCGCTGGCCTCGCTTCCCCTCACCCATCGCCACGTCGAACTCGAACACATCGGACGCGACTGA
- a CDS encoding M23 family metallopeptidase — protein MAPGPRRSGRSLVVPALLMCALVALGGTPALSEDGEGPEPSAQVARLLEEASAASQHYEEGRRAASVQQARARRLERLLARERRGIAALHDDLGRIARAQYRSGGDVPLTARMLLSDRPEELMHGQRAVLQADLAVNNAVERSRRAERRLAAGQRTATAAWHSLQARNVRLARLKENIGAKLESARARLQSEADVSASAGQCRGPVRLRQPKFHTTRAWVTPVASYQLSAGFDSAGAHWAHRHTGQDFAVGIGTPVRAAGAGKVVSVSCGGGFGIEVVVRHPGGYYTQYAHLAAAAVDQGEKVAAGRWIGQAGTTGNSTGPHLHFEVRLTPYLGSGIDPVKWFAERGVRL, from the coding sequence ATGGCTCCAGGACCCCGCCGCTCCGGCCGCTCGCTCGTCGTACCGGCCCTGTTGATGTGCGCGCTCGTCGCCCTGGGCGGCACGCCCGCCCTCTCCGAGGACGGGGAGGGCCCGGAGCCGAGTGCCCAGGTGGCCCGCCTTCTTGAGGAGGCGTCAGCGGCGTCGCAGCACTACGAGGAGGGGCGCAGGGCGGCGTCCGTCCAGCAGGCGCGGGCGCGGAGGCTGGAACGGCTGCTCGCGCGGGAGCGACGCGGGATCGCGGCGCTCCACGACGACCTCGGCCGGATCGCCCGTGCCCAGTACCGCAGCGGCGGCGACGTCCCGCTCACGGCGCGGATGCTGCTCAGCGACCGCCCGGAGGAGCTGATGCACGGTCAGCGCGCCGTGCTCCAGGCCGACCTGGCGGTGAACAATGCCGTGGAGAGGAGCCGGCGGGCCGAGCGGCGCCTTGCGGCGGGGCAGCGCACGGCGACGGCCGCGTGGCACTCCCTCCAGGCGCGCAACGTGCGGCTCGCGCGTCTGAAGGAGAACATCGGGGCCAAGCTGGAGTCGGCGCGGGCGCGGTTGCAGAGCGAGGCCGACGTGTCGGCATCGGCGGGGCAGTGCCGCGGTCCCGTACGCCTGCGGCAGCCGAAATTTCACACCACGCGCGCGTGGGTGACTCCGGTGGCGTCGTACCAGCTGTCCGCGGGCTTCGACAGCGCGGGCGCGCACTGGGCGCACCGGCACACCGGGCAGGACTTCGCGGTCGGCATCGGCACGCCGGTGCGGGCGGCCGGGGCCGGGAAGGTGGTCAGCGTGTCCTGCGGCGGCGGCTTCGGCATCGAGGTCGTCGTGCGCCACCCCGGCGGCTACTACACGCAGTACGCGCATCTGGCGGCGGCCGCCGTCGACCAGGGAGAGAAGGTCGCGGCGGGCCGGTGGATCGGGCAGGCCGGCACCACGGGCAACTCGACGGGGCCGCACCTGCACTTCGAGGTGCGGCTCACGCCGTATCTGGGGTCGGGGATCGACCCCGTGAAGTGGTTCGCCGAGCGGGGCGTCCGGCTGTAG
- a CDS encoding Cof-type HAD-IIB family hydrolase — protein MRDDGAVTSSTPGPRIPAPSAPRLIATDLDGTLLRDDKTVSPRTVAALAAAEEAGIEVFFVTGRPARWMDVVSDHVHGHGLAICGNGAAVVDLHGGPGQHRFVKIRELAVPDTLEVVRILRAAAPGTSFAVERTGGLHHEPTYPPLHVEPGESVAPAEKLLAEDFEGSDVAGQPVLKLLAYHPELGPDAFLALARTAVGDLAAITRSSPSALLEISARTVSKASTLELCCQERGISPAEVVAFGDMPNDMEMLAWAGTSYAMGNAHPDVLTAATGVTGTNNEDGVARVIEELLAARATA, from the coding sequence ATGCGCGACGATGGGGCGGTGACCTCATCGACTCCAGGGCCCCGGATCCCGGCCCCCTCCGCGCCCCGGCTGATCGCCACGGACCTCGACGGCACGCTGCTGCGCGACGACAAGACCGTCTCCCCGCGGACGGTCGCCGCGCTCGCCGCCGCCGAGGAGGCCGGTATCGAGGTCTTCTTCGTGACCGGCCGCCCGGCCCGGTGGATGGACGTCGTCAGCGACCATGTCCACGGTCACGGCCTGGCGATCTGCGGCAACGGCGCCGCCGTCGTGGACCTGCACGGCGGCCCCGGGCAGCATCGTTTCGTCAAGATCCGCGAGCTGGCCGTCCCGGACACCCTGGAGGTCGTACGGATCCTGCGCGCGGCGGCGCCGGGCACCTCGTTCGCGGTCGAGCGGACCGGCGGCCTGCACCACGAGCCGACGTATCCGCCGCTGCACGTGGAGCCGGGGGAGAGCGTCGCGCCCGCGGAGAAGCTGCTCGCCGAGGACTTCGAAGGGTCGGACGTCGCCGGCCAGCCGGTGCTCAAGCTGCTCGCGTACCACCCCGAACTCGGCCCGGACGCGTTCCTGGCGCTGGCCCGCACCGCCGTCGGGGACCTGGCCGCCATCACCCGCTCCAGCCCGAGCGCCCTGCTGGAGATCAGCGCCCGCACCGTCTCCAAGGCGTCCACGCTCGAACTGTGCTGTCAGGAGCGCGGCATCTCACCGGCGGAGGTCGTCGCGTTCGGCGACATGCCCAACGACATGGAGATGCTGGCCTGGGCGGGCACCTCCTACGCGATGGGCAACGCGCACCCCGACGTGCTCACCGCCGCGACGGGCGTGACGGGCACCAACAACGAGGACGGCGTCGCCCGCGTCATCGAGGAGCTGCTGGCCGCCCGCGCCACGGCCTGA
- a CDS encoding GAF domain-containing protein produces MAAPPDPAAPRADADSPSDPDSAAAAALATRSLQGLSTELTARVPQLLEAMRSVGTGLELHTTLDRICETAAELADATYAAIGVVSEDGDMLSDFVYYGVDEETAARIGRLPDGHKGLLGALIRDPSPVRLADLSDDPRSCGFPAHHPPMRTFLGVPIRVQGEIFGNLYLTEKHGGGEFNDDDLNMVRVLATEAGIAIGNARLYEAARQRERWIDGSVAVTTALLSGGDAEDALQVVAEQARQLSDSAAGIVLLPAEDGGMEIVAVAADVPSTMLGTVVPPESEIVAELLDGQAVFIDDAAGDPRVMTRFASGFGPAMMLPLQSEGRVLGTLVTPRARGGRPFTEAERTLATQFASQAALALMMAEAQRDRERLAVFEDRDRIARDLHDLVIQRLFATGMMLETAQRRSVVPEVQAGIGKSVDELDTTIQEIRTAIFALQQGPAEAPSGLRTRVLREINMAAVPLGFKPSHRFLGPVDTVVGELTGKNLIAALREALSNAFRHADADHIDVVVDAGTVLPDGQQGVRLTVADDGVGIPEGGRRSGLKNLKRRAESLGGDSWYGPGIGDDGGGTTVVWQAPH; encoded by the coding sequence ATGGCAGCACCCCCGGACCCCGCAGCGCCCCGCGCCGACGCCGACTCCCCGTCCGACCCGGATTCCGCGGCGGCGGCGGCCCTGGCCACCCGCAGCCTGCAAGGACTGTCGACCGAGCTGACCGCGCGCGTGCCGCAGCTCCTCGAAGCGATGCGGTCCGTGGGGACCGGCCTGGAGCTGCACACCACGCTGGACCGGATCTGCGAGACGGCGGCCGAACTGGCGGACGCCACCTACGCGGCGATCGGCGTCGTCTCCGAGGACGGCGACATGCTCTCCGACTTCGTCTACTACGGCGTCGACGAGGAGACCGCCGCGCGCATCGGACGCCTGCCCGACGGGCACAAGGGGCTGCTCGGCGCGCTCATCCGCGACCCCTCGCCGGTGCGCCTCGCGGACCTCTCGGACGACCCGCGCTCGTGCGGCTTCCCCGCGCACCACCCGCCGATGCGGACCTTTCTGGGCGTCCCCATCCGCGTACAGGGCGAGATCTTCGGCAACCTGTACCTCACGGAGAAGCACGGCGGCGGCGAGTTCAACGACGACGACCTGAACATGGTCCGGGTGCTCGCCACGGAGGCGGGCATCGCCATCGGCAACGCGCGCCTGTACGAGGCGGCCCGGCAGCGCGAGCGGTGGATCGACGGATCGGTGGCCGTGACCACCGCGCTGCTCTCCGGGGGCGACGCCGAGGACGCGCTCCAGGTGGTCGCCGAACAGGCCCGCCAGCTGTCCGACTCGGCCGCCGGGATCGTGCTGCTGCCCGCGGAGGACGGCGGCATGGAGATCGTCGCCGTCGCCGCCGACGTGCCGAGCACCATGCTCGGCACGGTCGTGCCGCCGGAGAGCGAGATCGTCGCCGAGCTCCTCGACGGGCAGGCCGTGTTCATCGACGACGCCGCCGGTGACCCGCGGGTCATGACCCGGTTCGCGAGCGGCTTCGGACCGGCCATGATGCTGCCGCTCCAGAGCGAGGGCCGCGTCCTGGGCACCCTCGTGACGCCCCGCGCGCGTGGGGGACGACCGTTCACCGAGGCGGAGCGGACCCTCGCCACCCAGTTCGCCTCGCAGGCCGCGCTCGCGCTGATGATGGCCGAGGCGCAGCGCGACCGGGAACGGCTGGCCGTCTTCGAGGACCGGGACCGGATCGCGCGCGACCTGCACGACCTCGTCATCCAGCGGCTCTTCGCCACCGGGATGATGCTGGAGACCGCCCAGCGGCGCTCCGTCGTGCCCGAGGTGCAGGCCGGGATCGGCAAGTCCGTCGACGAGCTCGACACCACCATCCAGGAGATCCGCACCGCCATCTTCGCCCTCCAGCAGGGGCCCGCCGAAGCCCCCTCCGGGCTGCGCACGCGGGTGCTGCGGGAGATCAACATGGCGGCCGTGCCGCTGGGCTTCAAGCCCTCGCACCGCTTCCTCGGCCCGGTCGACACGGTCGTCGGCGAACTCACCGGCAAGAACCTCATCGCCGCCCTCAGGGAGGCGCTGTCGAACGCGTTCCGGCACGCGGATGCCGACCACATCGACGTCGTCGTGGACGCCGGCACGGTCCTGCCGGACGGGCAGCAGGGCGTGCGCCTGACGGTCGCCGACGACGGGGTGGGCATCCCCGAGGGCGGCCGGCGCAGCGGCCTGAAGAACCTCAAGCGGCGCGCGGAGTCGCTGGGCGGCGACAGCTGGTACGGGCCCGGGATCGGGGACGACGGGGGCGGGACGACGGTGGTGTGGCAGGCGCCCCACTGA
- a CDS encoding metal-dependent hydrolase — MSPASEHPEHPEHSEHHTITPRRVSFDWKSTPLHWIPDEPTATHVINVLHLLLPAGERWFVKVFKEGLPLVRDPALLQDVKGFMGQEATHSVQHAYVLEHLAAQKLETADYTKYVDFLFERLLGERPPLGMPIPEREWLRHRLAVVAAIEQFTAVLGDWVLHADALDHADCDPIMLDLLRWHGAEEVEHRSVAFDMYQHCGGTGLPRYARRVAAMAVTAPVMLYLWAWGAAYLLRHDPQLAGRLRYSLAEHNRAVRKGLLPSWRDLGAAIPRYLRRSYHPSQEGSLRRAVEYLAVSPAARAAAGAIGRSAIA, encoded by the coding sequence GTGAGCCCGGCGTCGGAGCACCCGGAACACCCGGAGCACTCGGAGCACCACACGATCACCCCGCGGCGCGTCTCCTTCGACTGGAAGTCGACGCCCCTGCACTGGATACCGGACGAGCCGACCGCCACCCATGTCATCAACGTGCTGCATCTGTTGCTGCCCGCGGGCGAGCGCTGGTTCGTGAAGGTCTTCAAGGAGGGCCTGCCCCTGGTCCGGGATCCCGCGCTCCTTCAGGACGTGAAGGGGTTCATGGGGCAGGAGGCGACCCACAGCGTTCAACACGCGTACGTACTGGAGCACTTGGCGGCACAGAAACTGGAGACGGCCGACTACACCAAATACGTCGACTTCCTCTTCGAGCGGCTGCTCGGCGAGCGGCCGCCGCTGGGCATGCCGATACCGGAGCGGGAATGGCTGCGCCACCGGCTGGCGGTCGTCGCGGCGATCGAGCAGTTCACGGCGGTCCTGGGCGACTGGGTGCTGCACGCCGACGCCCTGGACCACGCGGACTGCGACCCGATCATGCTGGATCTGCTGCGCTGGCACGGCGCGGAGGAGGTCGAGCACCGCTCGGTCGCCTTCGACATGTACCAGCACTGCGGCGGCACGGGCCTGCCCCGCTACGCCCGCCGGGTCGCCGCCATGGCCGTCACCGCACCGGTGATGCTCTACCTGTGGGCCTGGGGAGCCGCCTACCTGCTACGCCACGACCCGCAGCTCGCCGGCCGTCTGCGCTACTCCCTCGCCGAGCACAACCGGGCAGTGCGCAAGGGTCTGCTGCCCTCATGGCGCGACCTGGGTGCGGCCATACCCCGATATCTGCGCCGGTCGTACCATCCCTCGCAGGAGGGTTCCCTGCGCAGGGCCGTCGAGTATCTGGCCGTCTCACCCGCGGCCAGGGCCGCGGCCGGAGCGATCGGCCGCTCGGCCATCGCGTGA
- a CDS encoding ABC transporter ATP-binding protein: MTAILRATGVELSYGSQRALSGVDFALSPGEVCAIMGSSGSGKSSLLYCLAGVVAPTRGDVTFDGVPLRRLGDDELSTVRRERFGFVFQYGELLPELTVVENAALPLRLAGQRKAAAHQAAEEVLGRLGLAELRQRRTSQISGGQSQRVAVARALVHRPDVVFADEPTGALDSANADSVLAEFLSLARSQGTAVIMVTHDASVASRADSRYTMADGALTGRAAV, translated from the coding sequence ATGACCGCCATCCTTCGCGCGACCGGCGTGGAGCTGAGCTACGGCTCGCAAAGGGCTCTGAGCGGCGTGGACTTCGCGCTGAGTCCCGGTGAGGTCTGCGCGATCATGGGCAGCAGCGGTTCGGGGAAGTCGTCGCTGCTCTACTGTCTGGCCGGGGTCGTGGCGCCGACGCGTGGTGACGTCACCTTCGACGGAGTGCCGCTCCGAAGACTCGGTGACGACGAGCTGAGCACGGTACGCAGAGAGCGGTTCGGGTTCGTCTTCCAATACGGGGAGCTGCTGCCGGAGCTGACCGTGGTGGAGAACGCGGCGCTGCCCCTGCGCCTGGCCGGTCAACGCAAAGCGGCGGCGCACCAGGCGGCCGAGGAGGTCCTCGGTCGCCTCGGTCTCGCGGAACTGCGACAGCGCAGGACGTCACAGATCTCGGGAGGCCAGAGCCAGCGGGTCGCCGTGGCACGGGCTCTGGTGCACCGGCCCGACGTGGTCTTCGCGGACGAACCGACGGGCGCCCTCGACAGCGCCAACGCGGATTCCGTACTGGCCGAGTTCCTGTCCCTGGCACGGTCCCAGGGCACCGCCGTGATCATGGTGACGCACGATGCCTCCGTGGCTTCTCGCGCGGACAGCCGGTACACGATGGCCGACGGGGCCCTGACCGGGCGGGCCGCGGTGTGA
- a CDS encoding MerR family transcriptional regulator, which produces MTERAGQPAAEYRIEDLAHHSGATVRTIRAYQDRGLLPRPERRGRANVYTDTHLARLRQIADLLDRGYTLASIKELLEAWDAGRGLGGVLGLVAEVDKPWTDERAGRITRAELDERFGGDPDEAAVRDAIELGVLERVPDRDDEFLVPSPQELAVAVELYAAGVPLSAISNHLRELRGQVEHIAARFLEFTTEHVFARYLGPQPPTDAEAAEAAALVRRLRPLAQQSVDAELARAMRLFATRHLHQHLSAGPVVPPVDEPQSVAVPAETMRAVSALVGAENVSAFVAAAAQREVQARTLDSLTASHNK; this is translated from the coding sequence GTGACGGAGCGAGCGGGGCAACCGGCCGCCGAGTACCGGATCGAGGACCTGGCCCACCACAGCGGTGCCACGGTCCGCACGATCCGCGCCTATCAGGACCGCGGACTGCTGCCGCGCCCCGAGCGCCGCGGCCGGGCCAATGTGTACACGGACACGCATCTGGCCCGGCTGCGCCAGATCGCCGACCTCCTCGACCGGGGCTACACGCTGGCCTCCATCAAGGAGCTCCTGGAGGCCTGGGACGCGGGCCGCGGCCTCGGCGGCGTCCTCGGCCTGGTCGCCGAGGTCGACAAGCCGTGGACGGACGAGCGGGCGGGCCGCATCACCCGGGCCGAACTCGACGAGCGGTTCGGCGGCGACCCCGACGAGGCCGCCGTACGGGACGCGATCGAACTCGGCGTGCTGGAGCGCGTACCGGACAGGGACGACGAGTTTCTCGTCCCCAGCCCTCAAGAGCTCGCGGTGGCGGTCGAGTTGTACGCCGCCGGTGTGCCGCTCTCCGCGATCTCCAACCATCTGCGGGAGTTGAGGGGGCAGGTCGAACATATAGCGGCGCGTTTCCTGGAGTTCACCACCGAGCACGTCTTCGCGCGCTACCTTGGCCCACAGCCGCCGACCGACGCCGAAGCCGCTGAGGCCGCCGCCCTGGTCCGCCGGCTGCGCCCGCTCGCACAGCAGTCGGTGGATGCCGAACTGGCGCGGGCCATGCGGTTGTTCGCGACCCGTCATCTGCACCAGCATCTGTCCGCCGGACCGGTCGTTCCACCCGTCGACGAGCCGCAGTCGGTCGCCGTGCCCGCGGAGACAATGCGGGCCGTGAGCGCGCTGGTTGGCGCGGAGAACGTGTCGGCATTCGTCGCGGCTGCCGCCCAACGCGAGGTACAAGCACGGACATTGGACTCATTGACGGCAAGTCACAACAAATAG